In the genome of Microcoleus vaginatus PCC 9802, the window CGCGACTAATCACCCCTTGATGATTATAAGCTATCCACTCACCTGGATATTTTTTTAACTGACGGCGATTGGCTTTATACCACTCCTTAGCCGTTGGATATTCGCCCTCCATATTTTCACCCCATACTTTTCCCTCACATCATCCTCGCTTCGACCATCATCCGCACCACATCGGGCATTTTATATTTTGCCTCCCAGCCCAATTTTTCTTTTGCCTTACCCGGATTTCCCCTCCCAACTGCAATCTCCGTCGGTCTGTAAAGACTCGCATCGGTTACTAAATGTTCCTGCCAATCCAAACCTGCAGAAACAAACGCTGTCTGCACAAACTCCTCCAAAGGATAACTTACACCCGTGGCAATTACATAATCGTCCGGTTCTTCCTGCTGCAACATCAAGTACATCGCCTCCACATATTCCGGCGCCCAACCCCAGTCCCGCTGCACTGAAATATTTCCCAAATGCAGTTTTTCGGAACTACCCGCAGCAATTCGGCACACAACAGATACAATTTTTTGGGTGACGAACCTCTCCGGCCGCAGCGACGACTCGTGATTGAACAAAATACCAGAACATGCAAACAAATTGTACGCTTCCCGATAATTCGCTACTTCCCAAAATGCCGTTGCTTTCGCCACCGCGTAGGGACTTCTGGGGCGAAAAGGCGTATTTTCATCGGCTGCACTGCCTCCGGTATCGCCAAAACATTCGCTAGAACTGGCATTGTAAAGTTTAATTTTGCCACCTGTAAACCGAATTGCTTCTAACAGATTCAATGTGCCTGTGGCAATGCTTTCGAGGGTTTCTACGGGTTGTTCAAAGGACAGACCGACGGAACTTTGACCCGCTAGATTGTACACCTCATCTGGCTCTATTTTGGCAAGCACTTGCAAGACGCTGCGAAAATCGTTGAGAGACATGGACTCTAGTTTTACTCTGTCTCGGATGCCCAAACGGGCCAGGTTTCCGAAACTAGACATTTGGGCGTCCCTGGAGGTGCCGCAAACTTCATAACCTCGATCGAGTAACAGTTTAGCTAAATAAGCTCCGTCTTGACCTGATACACCACAAATTAGCGCTTTTTTCATATCAGATTTTGTTGGCAAAACTACACGGTAGCTGTTGCTATTTTTCCAGTTTTTTAAATTTTATAGTCGGAATTTTTATTTTTTTAATATTTGGGGTTGTCCGAGAACTTAACTAAAGCAATTTTAAGCGCTTACTACAAACAACAAATTTATCATCCAGCAGACCCGAAAGGCCGAGCTATTATGGCAAAAAGTTCGATAGCTGGGAGTAGCAGCTTACCACTATCGTAGGGACACGGGACTGCCCTGTCCCTACGATATTTCATCTTCTACTCGCCAACTATCAACTGCCAAAAGTCTCTACCGCTCGAAAACAGAAATAACCAGTCACCTAGAAATCGACTCAAAAGTACAAAATATCAGGATTTTTACCTTCTGCCGAATGACTAAAGCCTTCTGCCTTCGGGTACTAGGCTTCCCAACGTTCGGCAACCAATTCAGCCAAGTCAACCACCCGCTGACTGTAGCCCCACTCATTGTCGTACCAAGCCAAAACCTTTACCATGTCGCCATCCATCACCAGCGTTAAGCTGGAATCCAGAATCGAAGAAGCATCACTTCCGCGATAGTCGCATGAAACTAAAGGCAAATCGTTGTACTCCAAAATCCCTTTCATGGAGCCAGAGGCAGCTTCTTTGAACACTTGATTTACTTGCTCGGTAAAAGTCTTTTTCTCTACCTGAGCCACAAAATCAACTACCGACACATTAGGAGTCGGGACGCGCATGGCGATACCATTTAACTTGCCTTTCAATTCCGGAATCACCAAAGCCACAGCTTGGGCTGCTCCGGTAGAAGTCGGCACAATATTCATTGCTGCCGCCCGGGCCCGCCGCAAGTCGCGGTGGCTGGCATCCAGCAAGCGCTGGTCGCCAGTATAGCTGTGGGTAGTGGTCATCATGCCTTTGACGATGCCAAAATTTTCGTGCAGCACTTTCAGTACAGGAGCCAGACAGTTGGTAGTACAGCTAGCATTGCTGATGACTGTGTAGTCACTGTGCTTGTAGTTGTGGTGGTTGACTCCCATCACATAAGTGCCAACTTCCGAACCCTTGCCGGGAGCAGTAATTAGCACTTTTTTAGCGCCGGCAGTGATATGCTTCGATGCACCAGCTTGGTCAACGAAGACGCCGGTCGATTCAATAATCAGATCAATACCCCAATCTTTCCAAGGCAAGTTTAGCGGGTTGCGATCGCTCACGCATTTAACTGTCTTGCCGTTGAGAGTAATGGAATTTTCATCCGCACTGATGTCCACATTCTTCAACGTTCCCATCATGGAATCGTATCTCAGCAAGTGAGCATTACTTCTGGGATCGGAAGTGTCATTAATAGCTACCAACTCTAGCTGGCTGTTTTCTCTGCCCAGCCAGCAGCGCGCAAAACTGCGCCCGATACGTCCAAAACCATTGATCGCGACTCTAATCACCTTGTACCTCCTAACGATGGCAGCCTCTAGCTCAGGCTTAAATTTTGGAAAAATTTAAGAATTGACTTATGAGACAAGATCATATCGCAAAGGTCGATCCTTTCTAACTTTTTGTGTCAATCAAAAAAGCTTGAACTTTTCTAGAAGGCTGAAATTGCAAGGCAGAAGGCATTAGGCTTTCTGCCGCTGGTTACTGGTAAAGCTGATGGGCTGCAATATAAGTCCCGACAACTTCCGGGACTAAGTAGCGGAGGTCGATCCTTTCGGCGCAGCAGCGGCGGATGTGGCTCGACGAAATCTCGATCGCAGGCATGGACAGCACCTGCCAGCGAATTTCCACGTCCAAAAGAGCCATTTGTTCGGCAACTCGTCGGCCCACAGCATTTGCCTGAACCTGCATCCTGTCCCCCGCGGACGCGAGGGGTTTTCCACCCGGACAATCTCCCCACTCGGACAGTTCCTCAATCTCCCCGCTTTTTGCTGTCTCTCGATCTCCCTGAGTCGGACGTGGGGCCACCAACCAGTCGCACAACCCGGCAATTTCGCCGCACCGGTGCCATTTGGGGAGAGTAAGGAGTGCGTCACTACCAATAATCCAGTACCAGCGATGATCGCCTGGATACAATTTTTGCAAATACAGCAGGGTGTCGATCGCAAAAGAACTGTCGGAGGGATTTGCCGACCGCGGCGAAATTAGGAAGTCGGGGCGATCGCCGATCGCCAGAGCGAGCATTTCCCGCCGCTGCTCAAAACTTGCCAAATCCGGGCGCCACTTGTGAGGAGGAGAGCGATCCGGTACCCAAATGACTCGATCAAGAGCAAATTGACTCGCAGCCGTCTCGGCTACCAACACGTGACCCCAGTGAACCGGATCAAAAGTCCCCCCCAAAATCGCTATTTTCCCCATATTTCCCCAAAATCAGGATTAATACAGACATCGCGCCAATTTTATGTTTATACACTTTTAACCATAAGCTCGTTTATTAGAAAACCCTCGCTTTACATCGGGGACCAACCCCTGGACGACCCTAGTTTCGACGATCGTCCTGGACGCTAAAACCGATTTTGTTAACCCCCTTAATTCGTTCAAACCTTCAATCCGAGTTCAACAACCCGGTTCTGAGCGTCGGAGTGGTTCCGGGACTCGGTGATTAACCTTGGCAATATTAATCCCAACTTGTTTTGATTGCGCGATCGACCGCCTGAGCATTCGTTGGTTGGCGGGTCAAAAAGTTGTGACAGTAGATATACTTTTTAGCGCAATGGTAAAAACTTTCAGGGCTGCCAAGAGGGTTCATCGGCTTCTCGATCAAGCCCATGATTTGGTTTGCTCAATGGGGTAGGGTCGAGAGAGGATATTACTACCCTCTCCCTCCCATTCGGAACCGTGCTTGCAACTTTCACTGCACAGGGCTACTCGGGTGTACTCTTGTCATTTGAGGGCTTCCCCTTCTTCCGACTTGCTTGAGATTTCTTTCCTGAAGATACGATTTCCAGGTTGTGTTTCCTGATTGATTCCAAGTCGATTTTAGTTTTAACATCGTGACAATGCCGATGCAATAGTTGAAGATTTTTGTACTCATCCTTACCTCCAATGGCTCTGGGGACGATGTGGTCAACTTCCATTACATCTTCATTTCTGAAAATAAATTCGCAATGAGGGCATTTCCCTTTTTGCCATTTTAGGAGTTTTGATACTGACGTAGGCAAATCAGGATTTTTCCCCATTCTTGAACTCCAATAAACTAGGTCGCCATCATAGGGACTTTTATCACCTTTAACTTTCACATAGTCGGTGCTGCTACACTCGAATTTACCATGTCTTAGTAACCGAAGGGGGTTCGATCCCTCTTCTCTGGTTGAGAATGCCCAGTTTTTACCGCCAATGGTGTGCCAATACAGTTGATGTCCTGTTTTGATGTTTCCACATCGGCGTTTTGCCCAACGTCGAAGTTTCAGGTATGTGAGGTTATCTTGTTTAGATAGTTCTCCAACGGTTTTAGCGTCAGAGTTTGTATAGAAAGAAGTCCATCCCCTTATTACAGGGTTTAAGTCTCTAATTAACGCCGATTGTGGCGATGACCTATGTTTTTTGATGATTCTTCCGATTTCCTCTTGGTGTGCCTTACTTGACTTCTTATTTGGGGTAATGAGTGTGTTAAAACCTAATATTTCACCGTGCGTACCTAAACTGCTTCGGTGTTTTCCGGCAGGGTATTGCCTTATGTGATGACCTAAAAAGTCAAAACCAGCTTTACCATCCTCACTTAATTCATCCTTGAAAGTGTGAGTTAGCCTCGTCTTCTCAGGTTTTAATTCTAAGCCCATGCCAGCTAACCATTCCGAAATTATCTCTCGGCATCTTTGGACTAAGCTTTTTTCTTCACATAGAATTACAAAGTCATCAGCGTACCGGATAATATTTGGTCTGCCTACAAATTTCCCAAATCTGGAAATTGACTTTTTTAAGTATCCATTTCCATTTACAGGAAACTCTTTTTCTATGTGTTGCTCCAAACCGTGGAGGGCAATGTTCGCCAGTAACGGAGAAATGACCCCACCCTGTGGCGTACCCTCAGATGTTGCAGTGAATACTCCATGGTCAATTACTCCAGATTTTAGCCAGGATTTTACTTGCCTCCTGACTTTGCCTTTTATGTTCAACTTTTGGAGTAGTTCATAATGGTTGATGCGGTCAAAACACTTAGCTATGTCTGCATCTAATACAAACTTCGCTTTATGTTGAATACAGGCTTTAATTTGCCAAATCGCATCGTGACATGACCTGCCGGGTCTAAAACCATAGCTGTTTGGCTCAAAAATTGCCTCCCATTCCGGCTCAAGTGCGGATTTTACTACGGCTTGTAAGCCTCTGTCGTACATTACAGGTATTCCTAGTGGGCGTTTTTCCTTACTTCCTGGTTTTGGTATCCAGACTCTTCTAGTAGGTTTGGATTTTCCGGTTAGTTTTAATTCCCTTGCCAGTTCTAGGCGAGCTACTGGGGATAGGCTTTTCAACCCGTCCACTCCTGCCGTCTTTTTTCCCTGGTTGTCCTGAGTTACCCTTCTGACTGACAAAATCCTATTAGACCATGACCTCATCAGCGTCTTCTGAAGTTTACGAACTTTCTTGACATCTCCACAACGGTTAGCCGCGAAAATGCGCTTTTGTAACTTGAAAACATATCTTTCGGCTTGACGCCAATTGATAGCTTTCCATCCCTCTGTATTTGTTTCCAAATCAGACTTAGGTTTGTGCATTACTAATTACACCTTTTCACTTAATCACCTTAGCGGTTTACGTCAGCATATCCTGGGCATTACCCCATCCCTTTTTCGGCATTACCTGTTATTTCAGGTTAGGCATTAGCTTCTTAAACCATCCCAGCCTTTTGCAGCTTGTAGCCTGACAGCCTACCTCAACAATGATTTGATGGGGAGCGTACAAAAGGATTACTTCGTTCCTACTATCCATTGATTAAATCCGTTAGGGTTTATCTCTCCGCCCGGGTTATAGGTTGTGCGCTATCTCGGTAGTAGAATACTGATAGTCCTTACCCTTTTCAGATATTCCTGATCCAGAAGCTCAGATTTCTCTGATTAGCTTATATCCTCTGGTAATAGTTTACGACGGTTGTATTGATAATTCGTTAGCTTGCGCTTCTACCCCACGACTTCATTACTTTCGCAATGATTCGGTTATAGGATTTTTGCTTGCGGTGTCGGTATTCAGCTATCCCGATTGACCGCTTTCACCCTCGCTTTACATAAAGGTTGTCAATCTTTGTGTAGAGGAAACCAGATTTTATCTCTGGTTCTTTGTGTGCTTTCAATCACGCACCATGATGTCAGGACTTGATTTATTTTGGATTTTGGTTATGATGTTGGTTTGCACTTTCATCTTTCCCGTTTTCCCCTAATTGTCTTAGCTAGATTGCTCGACTAGGTTTTCTCACC includes:
- a CDS encoding GDP-mannose 4,6-dehydratase, which codes for MKKALICGVSGQDGAYLAKLLLDRGYEVCGTSRDAQMSSFGNLARLGIRDRVKLESMSLNDFRSVLQVLAKIEPDEVYNLAGQSSVGLSFEQPVETLESIATGTLNLLEAIRFTGGKIKLYNASSSECFGDTGGSAADENTPFRPRSPYAVAKATAFWEVANYREAYNLFACSGILFNHESSLRPERFVTQKIVSVVCRIAAGSSEKLHLGNISVQRDWGWAPEYVEAMYLMLQQEEPDDYVIATGVSYPLEEFVQTAFVSAGLDWQEHLVTDASLYRPTEIAVGRGNPGKAKEKLGWEAKYKMPDVVRMMVEARMM
- a CDS encoding type I glyceraldehyde-3-phosphate dehydrogenase, whose protein sequence is MIRVAINGFGRIGRSFARCWLGRENSQLELVAINDTSDPRSNAHLLRYDSMMGTLKNVDISADENSITLNGKTVKCVSDRNPLNLPWKDWGIDLIIESTGVFVDQAGASKHITAGAKKVLITAPGKGSEVGTYVMGVNHHNYKHSDYTVISNASCTTNCLAPVLKVLHENFGIVKGMMTTTHSYTGDQRLLDASHRDLRRARAAAMNIVPTSTGAAQAVALVIPELKGKLNGIAMRVPTPNVSVVDFVAQVEKKTFTEQVNQVFKEAASGSMKGILEYNDLPLVSCDYRGSDASSILDSSLTLVMDGDMVKVLAWYDNEWGYSQRVVDLAELVAERWEA
- the nadD gene encoding nicotinate (nicotinamide) nucleotide adenylyltransferase, with amino-acid sequence MGKIAILGGTFDPVHWGHVLVAETAASQFALDRVIWVPDRSPPHKWRPDLASFEQRREMLALAIGDRPDFLISPRSANPSDSSFAIDTLLYLQKLYPGDHRWYWIIGSDALLTLPKWHRCGEIAGLCDWLVAPRPTQGDRETAKSGEIEELSEWGDCPGGKPLASAGDRMQVQANAVGRRVAEQMALLDVEIRWQVLSMPAIEISSSHIRRCCAERIDLRYLVPEVVGTYIAAHQLYQ
- the ltrA gene encoding group II intron reverse transcriptase/maturase, yielding MHKPKSDLETNTEGWKAINWRQAERYVFKLQKRIFAANRCGDVKKVRKLQKTLMRSWSNRILSVRRVTQDNQGKKTAGVDGLKSLSPVARLELARELKLTGKSKPTRRVWIPKPGSKEKRPLGIPVMYDRGLQAVVKSALEPEWEAIFEPNSYGFRPGRSCHDAIWQIKACIQHKAKFVLDADIAKCFDRINHYELLQKLNIKGKVRRQVKSWLKSGVIDHGVFTATSEGTPQGGVISPLLANIALHGLEQHIEKEFPVNGNGYLKKSISRFGKFVGRPNIIRYADDFVILCEEKSLVQRCREIISEWLAGMGLELKPEKTRLTHTFKDELSEDGKAGFDFLGHHIRQYPAGKHRSSLGTHGEILGFNTLITPNKKSSKAHQEEIGRIIKKHRSSPQSALIRDLNPVIRGWTSFYTNSDAKTVGELSKQDNLTYLKLRRWAKRRCGNIKTGHQLYWHTIGGKNWAFSTREEGSNPLRLLRHGKFECSSTDYVKVKGDKSPYDGDLVYWSSRMGKNPDLPTSVSKLLKWQKGKCPHCEFIFRNEDVMEVDHIVPRAIGGKDEYKNLQLLHRHCHDVKTKIDLESIRKHNLEIVSSGKKSQASRKKGKPSNDKSTPE